The proteins below come from a single Gimesia alba genomic window:
- a CDS encoding LpxI family protein: MKALQTTNKNSQRQIGLLAGAGRFPIVFAEQARQQGYSVCCLGIFGMASEELLDVCDTFHWIPLARIGRAIKLFQREHVNRIVMAGKIEKTVLFSPFRIFKLLPDFRTLHMWYRYAKKDRKDDTLLLAVIKEFERDNLFFESALDYCPELLVKHGFLTKRRPSQSQWEDIKMGWDIAKQMGQLDIGQSIVINDKAVIAVEAIEGTDRAIQRAGQLCKRGGFTVVKVAKPQQDRRFDVPTVGIKTLQTMHEAGGRVLAIESNQTIMIDQQEVADLADKLGIAIVSLNEEELTLQLAS; this comes from the coding sequence ATGAAAGCATTGCAAACGACCAATAAGAATTCTCAACGACAAATCGGGTTGTTAGCCGGAGCCGGCCGCTTCCCGATTGTATTCGCGGAACAAGCGCGGCAGCAGGGATATTCCGTCTGCTGCCTGGGTATCTTTGGCATGGCAAGTGAAGAATTGTTGGATGTCTGTGATACATTCCACTGGATTCCCCTGGCACGCATCGGCAGAGCGATCAAACTATTTCAGCGCGAACATGTCAATCGGATCGTGATGGCCGGCAAAATTGAGAAGACCGTCTTATTCAGCCCGTTTCGAATTTTTAAGTTATTACCAGATTTTCGCACGTTGCATATGTGGTATCGCTACGCAAAAAAAGACCGAAAAGATGATACTCTGTTACTGGCTGTCATCAAAGAATTTGAGCGTGACAATCTGTTTTTTGAATCTGCCCTGGATTATTGCCCGGAGTTACTCGTGAAACATGGATTCCTGACCAAAAGACGTCCCAGTCAATCTCAATGGGAAGATATCAAAATGGGCTGGGATATTGCCAAACAGATGGGGCAACTGGATATCGGACAAAGTATCGTCATTAATGATAAAGCCGTCATCGCTGTCGAAGCGATCGAAGGCACTGATCGAGCCATCCAGCGCGCCGGCCAACTCTGCAAACGGGGTGGATTTACAGTCGTCAAAGTCGCGAAACCACAACAGGACCGCCGTTTTGATGTCCCCACCGTTGGAATCAAAACGCTGCAAACCATGCACGAAGCCGGAGGTCGCGTTCTGGCCATCGAAAGCAATCAGACGATTATGATCGACCAGCAGGAAGTGGCTGACCTGGCGGACAAACTGGGAATTGCGATCGTCTCCCTCAACGAAGAAGAACTGACATTACAACTTGCCAGTTAA
- a CDS encoding PTS sugar transporter subunit IIA has translation MAHEPFSLNDLSKQLGRDRRELEKLANRGRIPGRKVKGEWQFHPTEITHWLEEEMRSYTTSELELVEQTNAPTELDSNHLISSLMPEELIEVPLNARTKRSVLESLIEVAGRTWQIWEPATVLTALQQREEAYPTAFENGVAIPHPRNPIPDAVGEPLIAYGRTLTGIPFGAQNGRLTDIFFLVICSDASTHLSVLARLGRMMQLPDFVEQLRAATTPHETRQIIIEAEEKIAESQT, from the coding sequence ATGGCTCATGAACCTTTCAGCCTGAATGACTTATCAAAGCAACTGGGCAGAGATCGTCGTGAACTTGAAAAACTGGCGAATCGTGGAAGAATTCCAGGTCGAAAAGTGAAAGGGGAATGGCAATTCCATCCAACAGAAATTACCCACTGGCTGGAAGAGGAGATGCGCAGTTATACAACCTCAGAACTGGAACTGGTCGAGCAGACCAATGCCCCCACAGAACTCGATTCCAATCACCTGATTAGCAGTTTGATGCCTGAAGAGTTGATTGAGGTTCCTCTGAATGCGCGCACGAAAAGATCGGTTCTGGAAAGCCTGATTGAAGTCGCTGGAAGGACCTGGCAAATCTGGGAACCTGCGACCGTTTTGACTGCTCTCCAACAACGCGAAGAAGCCTACCCGACCGCGTTTGAGAATGGCGTCGCGATCCCCCATCCTCGAAACCCCATTCCTGATGCCGTCGGCGAACCGCTGATCGCTTATGGACGCACACTGACCGGAATTCCATTTGGCGCGCAAAATGGTAGACTCACCGACATTTTCTTTCTGGTTATCTGCTCCGATGCATCAACTCACCTTTCCGTTCTGGCCAGACTGGGGCGAATGATGCAGTTGCCTGACTTTGTTGAGCAATTACGAGCGGCGACAACCCCTCACGAGACCAGACAAATCATCATTGAAGCAGAAGAGAAAATCGCCGAAAGCCAGACTTGA
- the aroH gene encoding chorismate mutase, whose amino-acid sequence MSVRGIRGATTVAQDDSAEVLSATRELLEQLLKANQIENYEDIVSVFFTTTPDLVSAFPAEAARDLGMKSVPLICASEIAVKGAMPRCIRVMIHVNTDQKQSEVVHVYLNEAQKLRPDVASAQ is encoded by the coding sequence ATGTCGGTACGTGGAATTCGTGGTGCAACAACGGTCGCTCAGGATGATTCTGCAGAAGTCTTATCTGCAACGCGTGAGTTACTTGAGCAACTTCTTAAAGCAAATCAAATTGAGAACTACGAAGATATTGTATCTGTTTTCTTTACGACGACTCCCGATTTGGTTTCGGCGTTTCCTGCTGAAGCGGCCCGTGACCTAGGTATGAAGTCGGTTCCCTTGATCTGCGCGTCAGAAATTGCAGTCAAAGGGGCGATGCCACGCTGCATCCGAGTGATGATTCATGTGAATACGGACCAGAAGCAATCTGAAGTCGTGCATGTGTATTTGAATGAAGCACAAAAACTTCGACCTGATGTGGCATCAGCTCAGTAA
- the lpxD gene encoding UDP-3-O-(3-hydroxymyristoyl)glucosamine N-acyltransferase, with protein MSTTVECIAQELNCPAKGNQRLEIHGAESVLKAGPHDITFVGDELNLKRLKSSNAGAVIVEKRLEESFQKAYETAPFTSLTVEDAQAAFIKIFQKLRPQRSLPDVGISPQADISDQATIGENCHIYPRVTIRPGVQIGNNCRIYPGAYIGDDCVLGDDVTIHANAVLYPDVKIANRALIHASAVLGCDGFGYRFEQGRFIKIPHLGSVRIEDDVEIGAGTTIDRGMIGATVIGEGTKIDNQVMIAHNCEIGKHNAFASQVGFAGSITTGDYVRCAGQVGIADHVHVGDQATLGARAGVHRDIPPGEVHIGTPAAPEKEQRKIVMSIRKVPEMRKQIRELENHIKELTQRFEELKTDQTNDETALT; from the coding sequence ATGTCGACGACTGTTGAATGCATCGCGCAAGAGCTGAATTGCCCCGCCAAAGGCAATCAAAGGCTGGAAATCCATGGCGCTGAATCTGTTTTGAAAGCAGGTCCCCATGACATTACTTTTGTTGGCGATGAACTCAATCTGAAACGACTGAAATCAAGTAACGCGGGTGCCGTGATTGTTGAGAAACGATTGGAAGAATCGTTTCAGAAGGCATATGAAACAGCCCCATTTACATCCCTGACTGTGGAAGATGCACAAGCGGCGTTTATTAAAATTTTCCAGAAACTGCGTCCCCAGCGTTCACTTCCCGATGTGGGAATTTCTCCCCAGGCCGACATCAGTGATCAGGCTACCATCGGCGAAAACTGTCATATCTACCCTCGGGTCACTATTCGTCCCGGAGTCCAAATTGGAAACAACTGCCGGATTTATCCTGGTGCTTATATTGGTGATGACTGCGTGCTGGGCGATGATGTTACCATTCACGCGAATGCGGTTTTATACCCCGATGTCAAGATTGCCAACCGCGCTCTGATCCATGCATCTGCTGTTCTGGGCTGCGATGGTTTTGGATATCGTTTCGAACAGGGACGGTTTATCAAAATCCCTCATCTGGGAAGTGTGCGAATTGAAGACGACGTTGAGATTGGTGCAGGCACAACCATTGATCGCGGCATGATTGGCGCCACTGTGATCGGTGAAGGAACGAAGATTGATAATCAGGTTATGATTGCGCACAACTGTGAAATTGGAAAACACAATGCCTTCGCGTCACAAGTGGGCTTCGCTGGTTCCATCACCACTGGCGACTATGTCCGCTGTGCGGGACAGGTCGGCATCGCAGACCATGTGCATGTTGGAGATCAGGCGACGTTGGGCGCACGGGCCGGCGTTCATCGTGATATTCCCCCCGGAGAAGTGCATATCGGCACCCCTGCCGCGCCCGAAAAAGAACAACGAAAAATTGTGATGTCCATTCGAAAAGTTCCGGAAATGCGGAAACAGATTCGTGAATTGGAAAATCACATCAAAGAACTGACTCAACGGTTTGAAGAACTGAAAACAGACCAGACCAATGATGAAACAGCGCTAACCTGA
- a CDS encoding PIG-L family deacetylase, whose amino-acid sequence MNTELPETLDVIAVGAHPDDVEIACGGTLAKLVQQGYRVGIIDLTDGEPTPLSPGPEFRLKEARNAADILGIHVRETLELTNRRLFDNFENRVALASLFRKYRPQVVLGLAGKTPMASPDHWQAMQITDAAVFYSRLTKWNEHFNHTEPHTIKKQVWFPLGFGSLNYPEGSGQFVVDISDTLEQKLESIRAYQSQFPPEKNRVFRLVESQNRLLGTSAGFEAGELFICSTTLGVRDLVQTVCP is encoded by the coding sequence ATGAACACAGAACTTCCCGAAACACTTGACGTAATCGCCGTTGGTGCACACCCTGATGATGTCGAGATTGCCTGTGGAGGAACCTTGGCGAAACTCGTTCAACAGGGATATCGCGTGGGGATCATCGACCTGACTGATGGAGAACCAACGCCGCTGAGCCCGGGGCCGGAATTCCGATTGAAAGAAGCCCGAAATGCAGCCGATATCCTGGGAATTCATGTCCGTGAGACATTGGAACTGACCAATCGTCGGCTATTCGATAACTTTGAAAACCGGGTCGCTTTAGCCTCATTGTTTCGTAAATATCGTCCCCAGGTTGTGCTGGGACTTGCCGGTAAAACTCCGATGGCTTCCCCTGATCACTGGCAAGCCATGCAGATCACTGATGCCGCTGTTTTTTACTCGCGACTGACAAAATGGAATGAACATTTTAACCATACGGAACCACACACCATCAAAAAACAGGTCTGGTTCCCCCTCGGTTTTGGATCATTGAATTATCCCGAAGGTAGTGGGCAGTTTGTGGTTGATATTTCAGATACACTCGAACAAAAGCTGGAATCGATTCGCGCTTATCAATCACAATTCCCCCCGGAGAAAAATCGGGTCTTCCGGCTTGTGGAAAGCCAGAACAGGCTCCTGGGCACCAGTGCCGGCTTTGAAGCGGGAGAACTCTTTATCTGCTCCACAACACTGGGAGTCAGAGATCTGGTCCAGACGGTTTGTCCCTGA
- a CDS encoding PP2C family protein-serine/threonine phosphatase, giving the protein MVAIRYGKVSITGNFRENNEDNYYVDSTSKYFLVADGMGGQCAGEKASQLAIELIPQKLDELIRFEDAKTDNVIPAIDEAVSHANVEIMALGELDPNCRSMGTTIVFVILVGDKFFIGGVGDSRVYLLRNNNLHQLTTDHSLTQALVDAGTITEEEALTHRYKNVLYRYLGTKDGSAGTQARQLEPSPQDRIILCSDGVTDGIPDEKLQELLGQSDDPQQTAEAIVKAAQEGGSKDNITCIVLFVD; this is encoded by the coding sequence ATGGTTGCAATTCGTTACGGCAAAGTCAGCATTACCGGAAATTTCCGTGAAAATAATGAGGACAATTATTACGTTGATTCCACCAGTAAATACTTTCTGGTTGCAGATGGTATGGGGGGGCAATGCGCGGGTGAAAAAGCCAGCCAGCTTGCGATTGAACTGATTCCTCAAAAACTGGATGAGTTGATTCGCTTTGAAGACGCCAAAACAGATAACGTCATCCCTGCCATTGATGAGGCTGTCTCACATGCGAATGTCGAGATCATGGCGCTCGGCGAGCTAGACCCCAACTGTCGTAGTATGGGTACCACAATCGTTTTTGTGATCCTGGTCGGCGATAAATTTTTCATTGGGGGCGTCGGAGACAGCCGGGTTTATCTGTTAAGAAACAATAACCTGCACCAGCTGACTACAGATCATTCCCTGACTCAGGCATTGGTTGATGCCGGTACCATCACTGAGGAAGAGGCACTGACGCATCGTTACAAAAATGTTCTCTATCGCTATCTGGGTACCAAAGATGGTAGCGCAGGAACGCAAGCACGACAGCTGGAGCCTTCACCCCAAGATCGTATCATCCTCTGCTCCGATGGAGTCACCGACGGCATTCCCGATGAAAAGCTACAAGAACTTTTGGGGCAATCTGATGATCCACAGCAGACGGCCGAAGCGATTGTGAAAGCAGCACAAGAAGGAGGCTCCAAGGATAATATTACCTGTATCGTTTTATTTGTTGATTAA
- the fusA gene encoding elongation factor G, with translation MKNLDKYRNIGISAHIDSGKTTLTERVLYYSGRIHKVREVRGGDGGATMDSMDLERERGITIASAATQVAWKDTTINIIDTPGHVDFTVEVERSLRVLDGAVLVLCSVGGVQSQSLTVDRQMKRYGVPRIAFINKMDRTGADSASVIKQIEEKLHVVPLPLQIPMGEGADFEGVVDLVTMQAVTYEGEQGEDEVFGEIPEQFKAAAEEARAAMLETLSMFSDDLMVALLEEADVSVDEIYKVIRDATLSHEITPVMMGTAFKNKGVQTLLDAVVRFLPSPLDREISAIDLDAQQQAIKDGAEDTDSESFRTELSHSSDKPLVAMAFKIVDETFGQLTYMRIYQGKIEKGQSYVNTRTGNSTRFGRLVRMHADSREDVDCGEAGDIIAAVGMECASGDTFCSDGVNYALESIFVPEPVIRLSIEPLDRDGADRLAKAIQRFNREDPTFHVMTDEETNQTIIAGMGQLHLDVYIERIKREYKVECIVGEPRVAYRETPTIPVEYNHKHKKQTGGSGQYAHVVGTIEPMPVENDSETYEFVNNISQGRIPREYIPAVDKGFQRALVKGPLCECEVVGVKATLSDGSYHDVDSSEMAFNVAGFNCMRDALKKANMALLEPIMKLEVEVPEEYQGPVSGHIAQKRGVINTSETRMGTSIFIAEVPLASMFDYANELRSMTQGKGGFSMEFSRYAQVPRNIQEEVVARRLKEKEERMATA, from the coding sequence ATGAAAAATCTGGACAAGTATCGAAACATTGGAATTTCGGCTCATATCGACTCTGGTAAAACCACTCTTACCGAGCGTGTTCTGTATTACTCAGGACGTATTCACAAAGTACGTGAAGTTCGGGGCGGCGATGGTGGCGCTACGATGGATAGTATGGACCTGGAACGTGAACGAGGTATTACGATCGCCTCTGCTGCAACTCAGGTAGCCTGGAAAGATACAACCATCAACATTATTGATACGCCGGGCCACGTTGACTTCACAGTAGAAGTCGAACGTAGTTTACGCGTACTCGATGGTGCGGTTCTGGTACTCTGCTCTGTGGGTGGTGTACAAAGTCAGTCATTGACTGTAGACCGTCAGATGAAACGCTACGGTGTCCCCCGTATCGCGTTCATCAACAAGATGGACCGTACCGGTGCTGATTCCGCCAGCGTTATCAAACAGATCGAAGAGAAACTGCATGTTGTGCCTCTGCCACTGCAGATTCCCATGGGTGAAGGTGCGGATTTCGAAGGTGTCGTAGACTTGGTCACAATGCAGGCAGTCACCTACGAAGGCGAACAAGGTGAAGACGAAGTCTTCGGCGAAATTCCAGAGCAATTCAAAGCGGCTGCCGAAGAAGCGCGTGCTGCGATGCTGGAAACGCTCTCTATGTTCAGCGATGACCTGATGGTTGCTCTGCTGGAAGAAGCAGACGTTTCTGTTGACGAGATTTACAAAGTTATCCGTGACGCCACACTGTCTCATGAAATCACCCCCGTGATGATGGGAACAGCGTTCAAAAATAAAGGGGTTCAGACTCTGCTCGACGCAGTGGTGCGATTCCTGCCCAGCCCACTTGACCGGGAAATCTCCGCCATCGACCTGGATGCGCAACAGCAAGCAATCAAAGATGGTGCAGAAGATACCGATAGTGAATCATTTCGTACCGAACTGTCTCACTCTTCGGACAAGCCACTGGTTGCGATGGCATTTAAGATTGTCGATGAAACATTCGGCCAATTGACTTATATGCGTATCTATCAGGGCAAGATCGAAAAAGGTCAAAGCTATGTCAATACCCGAACCGGGAACTCCACCCGCTTCGGCCGATTGGTACGTATGCACGCTGACAGCCGCGAAGACGTCGATTGCGGTGAAGCCGGCGACATCATTGCTGCTGTCGGAATGGAATGTGCCTCTGGTGATACCTTCTGTAGCGATGGCGTGAACTATGCTCTGGAAAGTATCTTTGTTCCCGAACCTGTGATTCGTCTTTCGATCGAACCACTCGATCGGGATGGTGCAGACCGTCTGGCCAAAGCCATTCAACGTTTCAATCGTGAAGACCCCACCTTCCATGTGATGACTGATGAAGAAACCAATCAGACCATCATCGCAGGCATGGGTCAGTTGCACCTCGATGTTTATATCGAGCGTATCAAACGTGAATACAAAGTAGAATGTATCGTGGGTGAACCGCGTGTTGCTTATCGCGAAACACCAACCATCCCTGTCGAATACAATCACAAGCACAAAAAGCAGACTGGTGGTTCCGGTCAGTACGCTCACGTGGTTGGTACCATTGAACCAATGCCTGTTGAGAATGACAGTGAAACCTATGAATTCGTAAACAACATCAGCCAGGGACGCATTCCTCGCGAATACATCCCTGCCGTTGATAAAGGTTTCCAACGGGCTCTGGTAAAAGGTCCGCTTTGTGAGTGTGAAGTCGTCGGTGTCAAAGCGACCCTGTCTGATGGTAGCTACCACGATGTTGACTCCTCGGAAATGGCCTTCAACGTTGCTGGATTCAACTGTATGCGAGACGCATTGAAGAAAGCTAACATGGCCTTACTGGAGCCCATCATGAAACTGGAAGTCGAAGTGCCTGAAGAATATCAGGGCCCCGTTTCCGGTCATATTGCACAAAAGCGAGGCGTGATCAATACTTCTGAAACCCGAATGGGTACCAGTATCTTCATCGCAGAAGTACCGCTGGCAAGCATGTTTGACTATGCCAACGAACTGCGTTCGATGACACAGGGTAAAGGTGGGTTCAGCATGGAATTCTCCCGTTATGCCCAGGTGCCCCGCAATATTCAGGAAGAAGTGGTGGCCCGCCGCCTGAAAGAAAAAGAAGAACGTATGGCAACTGCCTAG
- a CDS encoding FHA domain-containing protein encodes MIARLIPVNGGQPIEITRDVSVVGRKSDLCDIQIDKNSISKIHCVIIKTDGLLFVRDLCSTNGTRVNGQKITRGALLPGDELSLASMKFEVELSGDPKEEDEEVPEANQRTEMLTAFNLELDVEEDRLDSDSGSEMKLASE; translated from the coding sequence ATGATAGCGCGATTGATTCCGGTGAATGGAGGCCAGCCCATTGAGATTACCAGGGATGTTTCTGTTGTCGGGCGAAAATCAGACTTGTGTGATATTCAGATCGACAAGAACAGTATCTCTAAGATTCACTGTGTGATTATCAAAACTGATGGCCTGCTGTTTGTTCGCGATCTCTGCAGTACCAATGGAACTCGCGTGAATGGCCAGAAAATTACTCGAGGTGCCTTGTTACCGGGTGATGAACTCTCTCTTGCTTCCATGAAATTTGAGGTCGAATTGTCGGGGGACCCTAAAGAAGAAGACGAAGAAGTGCCTGAAGCAAATCAGAGAACAGAAATGCTGACCGCATTCAACCTTGAGCTTGACGTAGAAGAAGACCGACTCGATTCAGATAGTGGCAGCGAAATGAAACTGGCGTCGGAGTAA
- the ppdK gene encoding pyruvate, phosphate dikinase, protein MSGQKYVYFFGAGKADGDATMRNTLGGKGANLAEMINIGLPVPAGFTLNTEVCIHYSKTKGEYPEGVEAQVEEALAKVEEAMGAKFGCDTNPLLVSCRSGARESMPGMMDTVLNIGLNDTTVQALAKQSGNEAFAWDSYRRFVQMYGEVVMGMKGADEDPFEHALEAKREAAGVQYDSELNAEQLKELVAEFKTLIKEGTGKDFPTDPKQQIWGAIGAVFSSWDNDRAVVYRRDYGIPHEWGTACNVQAMVYGNLGDDCATGVGLTRNCSTGEPGFCGDYLINAQGEDVVAGIRTPKQIESTLSTDMPDGYKQLDDIGRKLEQHYKDVQDIEFTIQRGKVWMLQTRNAKRTGFAAVRIAVDMVNEGLVSKEQAITKRRIPADDLNQLLQPIFDPAEKEKAAKEGNLLTKGINAGPGAACGHICFSAEEAEAIYNRDNSAELVLVRRETSPEDLRGMRVSKGILTALGGASSHAALVSRQMGKACIVGASELKIDSVAGTITAGDKVLKNGDWISIDGFTGEVFAGKVETKPSEIVEVLISKTMKPEDSETYQRYEQLMSWVDDIRKLKVRTNADQPDQAAEAISFGAEGIGLCRTEHMFFHHLAEIREMIAAGDVESRTKAVNKLLPFQREDFSGIFRAMNGLPVTIRLLDPPLHEFLSDRHLEENPTLGEELANELGVTVDFIRRRVEELHELNPMLGHRGCRLGIVYPEITAMQARAIMEAACDVQKEGIDVYPEIMVPLAGFKTEFDNQANIIRAEAEKVLEEKGVKVDYLVGTMVELPRAAICADQIAETAEFFSFGTNDLTQTTLGMSRDDYGTFIGHYRENDIIPSDPFQTIDQDGVGRLMQTGVERGRSTRSGLKIGICGEHGGDPASVIFCHELGLDYVSCSPFRVPIARLSAAQAVLEEKA, encoded by the coding sequence ATGTCAGGTCAAAAGTATGTGTACTTCTTCGGTGCTGGAAAAGCAGATGGCGACGCCACAATGCGCAATACCCTCGGGGGTAAAGGAGCGAACCTGGCAGAAATGATTAATATCGGCCTTCCTGTACCAGCCGGTTTCACCTTGAACACAGAAGTCTGCATCCACTACAGCAAGACCAAGGGGGAATACCCGGAAGGTGTTGAGGCACAGGTCGAAGAAGCATTGGCCAAAGTAGAAGAAGCCATGGGCGCCAAATTCGGCTGTGACACCAACCCGTTGCTCGTCTCCTGCCGTTCCGGAGCACGTGAATCAATGCCCGGTATGATGGATACCGTCTTGAACATCGGCCTGAATGACACGACTGTCCAGGCATTGGCCAAGCAGTCCGGCAATGAAGCATTCGCGTGGGACAGCTACCGTCGCTTCGTGCAGATGTATGGCGAAGTCGTCATGGGCATGAAAGGCGCCGATGAAGATCCGTTCGAGCATGCTCTGGAAGCCAAGCGAGAAGCAGCTGGAGTTCAATATGACTCTGAACTGAATGCCGAACAGTTAAAGGAACTGGTCGCAGAATTCAAAACACTAATCAAAGAAGGAACTGGAAAGGACTTTCCCACCGATCCCAAACAGCAGATCTGGGGCGCCATCGGCGCTGTCTTCAGCAGTTGGGATAATGACCGTGCTGTTGTTTACCGACGTGATTACGGTATTCCTCACGAATGGGGTACTGCCTGTAACGTACAGGCGATGGTCTACGGAAACCTGGGAGACGACTGTGCCACCGGCGTTGGTCTGACCCGAAACTGCTCGACCGGAGAACCCGGATTCTGTGGTGACTACCTGATCAACGCTCAGGGAGAAGACGTGGTTGCAGGGATTCGTACTCCCAAGCAAATCGAATCCACTTTGAGCACCGACATGCCTGATGGCTACAAGCAGCTTGATGACATCGGTCGTAAGCTGGAACAGCATTACAAAGACGTACAGGATATCGAATTCACTATCCAGCGTGGCAAAGTCTGGATGCTGCAGACACGAAATGCAAAACGAACCGGCTTCGCAGCTGTTCGTATTGCCGTCGATATGGTCAACGAAGGTCTGGTCAGCAAGGAACAGGCCATTACCAAACGCCGTATTCCTGCAGACGACTTGAACCAGTTGCTGCAACCAATTTTCGATCCCGCTGAAAAAGAAAAAGCCGCCAAAGAAGGCAATCTACTTACCAAGGGGATCAACGCCGGTCCTGGTGCTGCCTGCGGACACATCTGTTTTAGTGCAGAAGAAGCAGAAGCCATTTACAACCGTGACAATTCGGCAGAACTGGTTCTCGTTCGTCGCGAAACCAGCCCTGAAGACTTGCGAGGGATGCGTGTTTCCAAAGGGATTCTGACCGCCCTGGGTGGTGCCAGCTCACACGCGGCACTCGTTAGCCGCCAGATGGGTAAAGCCTGTATCGTCGGTGCATCAGAACTGAAAATCGACTCGGTCGCTGGAACGATTACAGCCGGCGACAAAGTTCTCAAAAACGGGGACTGGATCAGCATCGATGGTTTCACCGGAGAAGTCTTCGCCGGTAAAGTGGAAACGAAACCAAGTGAAATTGTTGAAGTGCTGATTTCAAAAACCATGAAACCGGAAGATTCAGAAACCTACCAGCGCTATGAGCAGCTGATGAGCTGGGTTGATGATATCCGCAAATTGAAAGTTCGTACAAATGCTGACCAGCCCGATCAGGCAGCAGAGGCAATTTCCTTCGGTGCCGAAGGAATCGGACTTTGTCGAACCGAACACATGTTCTTCCATCATCTGGCTGAAATTCGTGAAATGATTGCCGCCGGTGATGTTGAATCTCGGACAAAAGCAGTCAACAAACTGCTCCCATTCCAACGGGAAGACTTCTCAGGAATCTTCCGCGCCATGAATGGCCTGCCAGTCACGATTCGTCTGTTAGACCCACCATTGCATGAGTTCCTGTCAGATCGTCACTTGGAAGAAAACCCCACACTGGGTGAGGAACTGGCCAATGAACTGGGTGTAACGGTTGATTTTATTCGTCGTCGTGTCGAAGAACTGCATGAGCTGAACCCAATGCTTGGTCACCGTGGATGTCGTCTGGGTATTGTGTATCCGGAAATCACCGCGATGCAGGCACGTGCTATTATGGAAGCCGCATGTGACGTTCAAAAAGAAGGCATCGACGTCTATCCCGAAATCATGGTTCCTCTGGCTGGATTCAAAACAGAATTTGACAACCAGGCAAATATCATTCGTGCCGAAGCGGAAAAAGTGCTCGAAGAGAAAGGCGTCAAAGTCGATTACCTGGTCGGAACCATGGTGGAACTTCCCCGTGCTGCGATCTGTGCTGATCAGATTGCCGAAACCGCTGAGTTCTTCAGTTTCGGTACTAATGACCTGACTCAGACCACTCTCGGAATGAGCCGTGATGACTACGGTACTTTCATCGGCCATTACCGTGAAAACGACATCATTCCATCCGATCCATTCCAGACCATCGATCAGGATGGGGTTGGACGTCTCATGCAGACAGGTGTCGAACGGGGACGAAGCACTCGCTCCGGTCTTAAAATCGGGATTTGTGGTGAACACGGTGGTGATCCTGCCAGTGTGATCTTCTGCCACGAATTGGGACTGGATTACGTGAGCTGCTCTCCCTTCCGCGTGCCAATCGCACGTCTGTCGGCTGCTCAAGCCGTTCTGGAAGAAAAAGCATAA